ATAGAAAATGGAAAATTAATTTTTGATTGTTCACTTAATTTAAAAGAGCAACCAATTTCATATAATATTAAATTCCAGACAAACGAAATAAATTTAGAACCATTAATTGGTTATAGTACTCTTCTCAATGCTTATGGTGATGTAAATGGAATAGGTGTAAAACCTGCTGACTTAAAAACAGATTTTAAATTAACAATTGAAAATTCTATAATTAACGAAATCCCGATCGATAAATTTACTGCAACAGCTAAAGCAGAAAATAAAAATATCAATTTAGATATTGAAGGATATTCAAAATCAACAGAAGCAATCTTTTTAGGTGACATAGATTTTAAAAATGATTCAATCCCCATTTATAGTATTGTAGGAAGCTTAAAACACCTTAACTTATCTGAATTCACAAAAGAAGATAAAGACAAAAGCAATCTTAATTTCTATTTCAGTGCTGAAGGACAGCATATCAATCCCGATAGCATAATTGGTACATTTTCATTTGGTATTGATTCATCAAAATTTAGAAATACAGATATAAAATTCTCAAACATTGATTTAATACTAAAAAAAGAAAATAATCATAGAACAATAAATATTGTTTCAGATTTTATAGACTTTAATATTGAAGGCGATTTTCTATTAAGTGATGCCATAAATCTTCTTTCTTACGAATCAAATACTATTTCAAAAATTATTTCTGATAAATTAAAGCAACTGAATCCTTTAGCTATTATTTCAAAAGAAACTAAAGAAGATACTTTAGTAACAACAATTCCTGATATTGCAAAAAAAGATCTTGCGTTCGACTTCAATTTTAAATTGAAAGACTTTAGCTTAATAGCTTCGATACTGAACAATGAACGATTAGATATTGTTGGTTCAGGAAAAGGTTTTATTAAAAATGAATCATCAAATTTTTCAATCAATACTTCTCTCGATATCGATTATTTTGTACTAATGCAGAATGGCGAAACAATTTATATCTCAGATTTAATAACAGACATAAATTTCACGAGAAATAATAATTCCCTATCATTCAATAAATTATTTGGAACAACTTCTCTAACTGGTAAAAGATTTTATAATGGTGGCAACATTGAAAATATAGAACTGGATTTTGTATTCAATCAAAGCAAATTATTTTTTAATATTTATGCAGCAGTAGAAAATTCTGCAAAAACATCTGCAGAAGGTTATATTTTATTATCTCCCGTAGAACAACAACTTCTATTGAGCAATTTATCTATCGACTACAAAAATATGTTATGGAAAAATCCTGATACAATTAAAATAAACTTTAATCCAAACTACTTTAAAATTAATAGCTTTGTTCTAAAATATGATACTTCTTTAATATCATTAAGTGGAATTATTGAATCCACTGGTAAACAAAATCTAAGATTAAATGCAAATAACATTTCTGGTAAAGTTCTGAGTAATTATTTATTTGGCACAATAAATCCTTTCCTGAAAGCAGATTGTGATATAAATGTATCAGTAAATGGCGAATTTAATAATCCAAGAATATCAGCAAATATAAAGGTGAACGATATTTCATATGCTCAAAGAAAATTAGGTTATCTTTCTGGAATATTAAATTATGAAAATAAAGTAATCGACACAGATTTAAGATTCTTAGATTCAACTTATAATTATAATCAACCATTAATAACAATAAGTGGGACAGTACCGATAAACTTAAGTTTTGGTTCAGTCAAAGATAGAATCATAAAAGATGAAGAAATAGATATTAAAATAAAATCAGAGAACTTCAATTTGAGCTCGCTTGGAAATCTTATTCCATTTATTAAAGAACAGAGAGGTCACTTAGTTGCTGATGTAGATATTAATGGTAAACTTGACGAACCAAGATTTGCTGGTTATTTAAATTTACTGGATGGATATCTTGTATCAATAAATAATAATCTACCTTATCGTTGTGGTTTAAAATTAACATTCAACAAAAATGAAATTACAGTGGATAGTTTATCTCTATCAAATGCTGGAGGTACAAAATACGGTGGTGATATTCTTGGCTCGGGAAAAATTTTATATGAAGGCTTTGAAATAAAAGATGTATCAATAAACTTAATAGGAAAACTTGCAATATTAAGTCAACTTTCTAAATCCAGCAGTCCACAAATTTATGGCGATCTTGTTATTGAAACGAATCCACAATGGACTGTGACCTTAAAAGACAATAGATTATTTTTGAAAGGAAACGTTTTACTTAAAAATACTAATCTTATTTATACAGTAAGCAGTGATAATTATCAGGCTACGAACAATAATTTAAACATTACTTATGTAGTCGACTCCACAAAAATTGATAAAGAACTACTTCGATTTGCCGAAATACTTGAAGCCGAAAAAAGTATTAAAAAACAAAATGATAAATTAAAAGAAAAAGAACTTAAGTTTGATTATGATTTAACAATTAAAATAGAAGATACTGCTCAAATGTTATTTATTCTGTCACAGGCAGCAAATCAAAAGTTGTTTGTAGAAACCACAGGTGAATTAAAGTATGAATATATTGATGGGATTACTCGTGCTCAGGGATTTTTCCAGTTAATGCAAGGTTCTAAGCTCGAATTCTTTAAAACATTTAATGCCGAAGGGGTAATAAGATTCGAAAGCAATATTACAAATCCGTATCTCGATATAGTTGCAACTTACATAAGCGATTATCTTAATCCAAGAGACGCAAATGCCACAGCTCAAGAAGTTGCTGTAAAAATTAATATTAAAGGACCACTTTCTGAAATTGGTAAAAATTTAGCAAACAATCCTGAAAGCATTGGAGTTTATGTTGGAACAAGAAATATTCAAAACAATATAAAGGATAATCGTTACGATTATTCAGATGCATTTTCTTTTATTCTACTGGGAAAGTTTAAGGACGACTTAACAGCACAGGATAGAGCAGAAACAGCAGGTTTAATTACAGATGTTCAAAGTACTGCAACTTCGTTCTTAGGTGCAATGCTTACAAGTTTTGTGAACTCAGCTGTGGGTGATCTGGTTAATAACATACAAATAACAAGAATTGGAGAATATACAAAATTTAGTTTCTCGGGAAGAATTCAAAATCTTCGCTATAGCATTGGTGGTACAACAGAAGTATTTCAAAACATTAACAAAGCTAATATTAAAATTGAATATCCGTTTAATCCTAATTTCTTAATTCGTTTAGAAAGGAAAGATCCTGTTGTTCAAAAATATAGCCTTGAAGAAAAAATAAATGAATTAGCACTAAAATATAGGTTATTATTCTAATGAAGAAAAAAATTAAGTCATTCTTTAAAAGTAATCCATTTCTCAAAATCAAAACAAAAGATTTAGCTGAAAGACTCGGCATTTACGATAACTTTCAATATGCCGAGCTAAAACATTATTTACATAATTTAACAGAAGAAGGATATCTCGAAAAATACGGTAAGTATTATCAGCTTAATCGATATGGTACCGAGAAATTAATTGGCGTTTTACAGATAATTTCTCGAGGAGACTATGGCTTTGTTGTTTTAAAAAATCAAAACATCAAAGATGTCTTTATTGCAGGGAAAAATCTTAATACAGCCTTCGATGGTGATCTTGTCGAAGTAAAACTTTTCCAAAAAAGAAAAGGAAAAAACATCGAAGGTACAATTGTAAATGTAATTGAACGAAGTAGAAAAGAAATAACTGGAATACTTCAAAAAAGTAATTCATTTTATTTTGTTATTCCTGATGATAAAAAAATTCATAGAGATATTTACATTTCATCAAAAAATTTAAATGGTGCTAAATCTGGAGACAAAGTTGTTGTTGGTAATATCAAATGGGTATCTCCCGAATTAAATCCAGAAGGAAAAATAATAGAAGTTCTTGGTAAAGCAGGTACTTTTGATGTTGAAATAGCATCCATTGCTCGCGAATTTGAACTTCCATATAAATTTCCAGAATCTGTCTTAAAAGAAGTTGAAAAAATTTCTGAGGAAATACCACAATCTGAAATTAAAAAACGAATTGATTTAAGAGATAAAATAGTTTTTACAATTGATCCCGAAGATGCTAAAGATTTTGATGATGCTGTATCGGTTGAAAAATTAGATAATGGAAATTTGTTACTCGGAATTCATATTGCAGATGTAAGTCACTATGTTAAAGAAAATTCTGCAACATATAAAGAAGCTCTAAAACGAGGGACAAGTGTTTATCTTGTTGGAAAAGTTATTCCAATGCTTCCCGAAAAATTATCAAATCAAATTTGCTCACTTATTCCTGGAAGAGATAGACTAACTTTCTCTGTTTTTGCCGAAGTTACTCAATCTGGCAAGGTTGTTAATTATGAAATTAAAAAATCAATTATAAATAGTAAGCGAAGATTTACCTACGATGAAGTCCAGAAAATTATTGACGAAGGTAAAGGTGAATTTTACGAACAAATTTCTCTATTAAATAAAATTGCAAAAATTTTAAGAGAAAAAAGAATAAAGAAAGGCAGTATAAACTTTTTTAGCCCTGAAGTTGTCTTTAAACTGGATAAAAATGGAAAACCTATAGAAATAAATATAAAGAAAGTCGGAGAAAGCCATAATTTAATTGAAGAGCTTATGTTATTGGCAAATCAAATAATTGCTACACATGTTAAGCCTAAAAAAGGAGCTGAGGAATATCCTTTTGTATACCGTGTACATGATCAACCTGATAAAGAAAAAATTGATGAATTTGCAAGATTCGTTCGTTCTCTGGGATATTCTTTTGATCCTAATAGTTCAAATAAATCTAAAGAATTTCAGAAATTACTTGATAGTGTTAAAGGTACAGAAGAAGAAGCAGTTGTAAACGAAGTAGCTATTCGTTCTATGGCAAAGGCAATTTATTCAACAAAAAATATTGGACATTATGGACTCGGTTTTAAGTATTATACACATTTTACTTCGCCAATTAGAAGATTCCCTGATTTAATTGTTCACAATCTTATTTACAATTTCTTAGAAAACAAAATGGAGAAAAAATATAATATTGAAGAATTGGAAAAAATTTGTCAACATGCATCCGAACGTGAAAGAACAGCAGTTGATGCAGAAAGATTATCTGTTAAACTGAAACAAATTGAATTTCTCAAAGGTAAAGTTGGTGAAAGATTTCAGGGAATTGTATCTGGAATTACTAATTTTGGAATTTTTGTTGAACTCAGTCAAACACTTGCAGAAGGTTTAATAAGATATCGTGATATGGAAGATGATTATTATGTATTCGATGAAAAAAATTATTCAATATTTGGTAAAAGAACAGGTCGTAGAATTCGCCTTGGAGATAAAGTAAATGTAAAATTAATTCGTGTAGACGAAGAAAAAAGAGAAATCGATTTTGCTCTGATCAATTAATTACTCAGCTTTTATAATAAGCGAGGTAAATATGCAAAAGTTTATTCTTTTAATTGTGACTAACTTAATTATAACCTGCTCACTTTTTGCACAATTTGGGCAGAACAGAGTTCAATATAAAAATCATGAATGGTTTTATATTCAAACTAAACATTTTGATATATACTTTGCAAAAGGTGGCGAAAGAATTGCTGAATTTACTGCTGCTGTGGCAGAAGATGCTCTTCTTAAACTTCAACAGGATTTTAATTACGAAATTAATAATAGAATAATTCTTGTAGTATACAACTCACATAATGATTTTCAAGAAACCAATATAACCGATGAATATCTTGGTCAGGGTGTTGGTGGATTTACCGAACCATTTAAAAATCGAGTTGTCTTCCCTTTCGAAGGTTCTTATGAAAAATTTAGACATGTTATTCATCACGAACTTGTTCATGCTGTTATGCAGGATATGTACTTTGGTGGATCAATTCAGAATGTAATTTCTAAAGGAATAACATTACAACTTCCCCACTGGTTTATGGAAGGAAGCGCAGAATATTTTTCGCAGGGCTGGGAAACTTATACTGACATGTTTATTCGAAATGCAATTATTAGCGAATCTCTTCCAGATATTAATCAATTAACTGGATATCTTGGCTATCGCGGAGGTCAATCTGTTTTTAAATATATCGCGGATACTTATGGACGACAAAAATTAGGTGAACTTATTAATAAAATTCAGGGACTCGGTTCACTTGAATCTGCTCTAAAATCTTCAATTGGAATAGACTTCGAAGAATTAAATGAACGATGGAAAAAAAGCCTTAAAAAGGAATACTGGCCAGATATTGCAAAGTATCAGGATCCAGATGAATTTGCAAAAAGATTAACTGACAACAAAAAATCTTATGGCTTTTATAATACAAGTCCCGCAATTTCACCACAGGGAGATAAAATTGCATTTATTTCAGATAGAGATATTTTTCTTGATGTTTATATAATGGATGCAATAACTGGTAAAGTTATTAAAAAAATTGTTGAAAGTGGTAAAACTACAGACTTTGAAGAATTAACTGTTCTTCATCCATTAATTACATGGTCTCCAGATAATATTAGAATTGCACTTTCAACTAAAAAAGCTGGCTACGATGTAATAACAATCATAAATACAAATAATCAAGAAAGTTACGATTTACCATTTAAATTCGATGGCATTGAATCAGTTGACTGGTCACGCGATGGCGATAAATTAGTATTTAATGCACATAACTCAATCCAATCAGATATCTACATATACAATTTCAAAACAAATGAACTAATAAATATTACAAACGATATTTTTAGCGATACCGATCCAGTATGGACTCCAGATTCAAAAAAAATCATATTCGCTTCAGATAGAGGAGATATCACTAATCCATCGTTGCTGAATTCAGACTTTCTTATGAGCAACCACAATTATAAACAATTAGATCTTTATGCAATTGATGTTGAAACCAGAGTAATTACAAGAATAACCGACTGGCAACTAAGCAATGAAAGATTTCCTGTAGTATCTCCAGATGGTAAAGAAATTTTATTTATTTCAGATCAAAATGGAATAAACAATATTTACAAAAAGTCAATAGAGATTTTAAATTCACCAGATAATAAATCACTTACAGAAATAAAAGCATTCCCTATTACAAATTCGTTAAGCGAAATTAGTCAACCTTCAATTACTTATGATGGAAAGAAACTTGTTTTTACTGCTTTATACAAACTTGGCTATAACATTTTTATGTTAAATAATCCATTTGAAATGAATCCTATTGCAGATTCACTGGAGCCAACAAAATATATGACTTTGCTAAAAACAAAAAAAGATACAACACCTGCTCTGTTTACTTCTGAAAAAGATACGACAAAAATTGATTCAATAAAAATTGCTTCAAGAACAGAATCAGAAGAAAAAGCTGATTCTACCAGTATTGAAGGAAGAAAATTTTTTGTTGGACAATATATTGGTCATAAAGAAGATCAAAAAGATTCTACAAAAACAGATTATAGTCGTTATATATTTGGAGCAACAGATGAAGAAAGTGACAGTGCAAGAATAGCAAAACGGAATCAACTCTTCACCGAAAAGTTAGATGAAAAAGGAAACTTCCTTGTTAATCGATACAAAGTAAATTTTTCACCTGATTTAATTTATGCTAATGCTGGATATAGCACTCTCTATGGTTTACAGGGAACAACAATACTTGCATTTAGTGATATACTGGGTAATCATAGATTAATTGGAATTACCAGTTTACAAATTGACATTAAAAATAGTGATTACGGATTAGCTTATTATTATCTCGAAAAAAGATTAGACTTTGGAATAGAAGGATTTCATACTGCAAGATTTTTATACAGAACTTCATTCTTTGGATACGATTTATATCGTTTCAGAAATTTTGGCTTAGTAACTTCTTTTAGTTATCCATTTAATAGATTTTATCGACTCGACGGTTCTTTAAGTCTTATGAGTGTAACAGCAGAAAATCTTGATAACATTTTTGAACCTATAGATAAATCAACTTATCTTGTCCCTGCTTTAAGTTTTGTACACGATAATACTCTTGATGGATATACATCTCCAATCGAAGGAACACGATATAACTTAACTGTGTTTGGAGATCCCGGATTATCTCGAAAGCAACAGAGCTTTTATTCAATAAATTATGACTATAGAAAATATTATCGTTTCTTCTTTGATTATTCATTTGCTGTAAGATTATCTGGAGGATATTCTGGAGGTGCAAATCCACAGAGATTTTTTATTGGTGGAACAGAAAACTGGATTAATAGAAGTTTTGCTACACAGGACATTCCAATTCAAAATGCATCTGATTTTGCATTTTTATCTCCTGCTATGCCTTTGCGTGGTTACGATTATGCTGAACAAATTGGAACTAAATATTCATTGCTTAACTTAGAACTTCGTATGCCTTTAATTAGATATTTAGTTACAGGTCCACTCCCTCTTCTATTTCAGAATATACTCGGTGTAGCATTTCTCGATGCAGGTTCTGCCTGGAATAATACACAAAAATTAAAACTTTTTGGCAGAAATCAAGAAAATAGTTTAATAACTCAAGATTTATTAATTGGAACTGGTTTTGGTTTCAGAATATATATGTTATTCTTATGGAAAATTGATATTGCCTGGAAATGGAATTTAGATAAATTTTCTACTCCAAGATATTATATCTCAATAGGTATGGACTTTTAAGAATATTCAAATTTAGGGAGAGAATAAATTTATTCTAATAAATAAAATTTGAACACAGGTGATTAACAACTTATTAATGTTTACATCACCTGTGTTCATTTTTCTTATCTACTTCTTCCCTGAATTATTAGAAGTGTTATTATTCTTCATTTTATAATCTGTATGATAAAAACCGGTGCCTTTAAAAATTGGTCCAGCACCTGCTCCTATTAACCTCTTTAATTGCCCTTTACATTTTGGACATACAGTTAACGGGGAATCTGTCATATTCTGAAATTCTTCGAAAATATAACCACAGTCTAAACATTTATAATCATAAGTTGGCATTACTAACCTCCATCACATTATTTTTTCTAAAAAAAGTAAATTTAATTTACAAAAATAATTAGAGTTTTCATTAAATACATCAAGTTTATTAATTACATTTTTTGCATATTAAACAACAAAATTTAATCGATTTATGAAAATAAAATTCTCATTAATATTTTTATTGATTTTAAGTGGTTGCCTAAATTATATGCAGGTAACCACAATAAAAAAAGATGGTAGCGGTAATATGTTTATTCATTACTGGATGAAGTGGACCAATCCAAGAGATTCAATCATCGTTGAACAATTAGGGCTTTTTAATCAAGATTCAGTTTATAAAGAATTTTCTTCTCAATATAGTTCTATTAAAAATGTAGAAGTTTATAGAGATTATGAAGATAGTACAATACATGCTAAAGTTGAACTTGAATTTAATAGTCTCGATTCACTTAATTCTACTCCTGTATTTAAGGATTCAAAGTTATCTATAAAAGATGGTGAAAAGAATACAAAGATATTTTCACAATTCATCAAACCAATTGCAACAGGGTTTGGATTTGAAAGTAAAAATTTTTCTATGACATTTATTTACTACTTACCTGGACAAATACTCGATCATAATGCTACAGAAATTTCGCGAAATAAATTAACATGGAAATATACCTTAGATGAAATTGGTACGGGAAAATATATAACTGCAACATACAGGCCATTTAAGTTAAAAGAGACTCCTTTATGGGTTTACATAGCTGCATTATTTGTACTTGTAATAGTAATTACATTTTTATTTACTAAAAAAGTTAAATAAATTTAAATATGTAAGCTAAAATCACAGGTTTGACTAACCTTTTTGATTTACTTATATTTCGCAGCAATTTTTAAAAACATATAATAAATTTAAGTTGGAAACAGAACCATTAATTTTCTCTGGTAGTGCAAATCCAGAATTAACAAAAAAAATTTGCAAGTACCTTAAATTACCAGAAGGAAAAGTTTATATTAAAAGATTTAATGATGGTGAAATCTGGACAAAATTTATTGATAATGTACGTGGCCAGGATGTATACATTGTTCAACCCACGCAACCGCCAGCAGAGAATTTAATGGAATTATTAATAATGCTCGATGCTGCTAAAAGAGCATCAGCAAAGCGTGTTACTGCTGTTCTTCCATATTTTGGTTATGCACGACAGGATCGCAAAGATCAACCAAGAGTATCAATTTCTGCAAAGTTAGTTGCTAACTTAATTACTGTGGCGGGTGCAGATAGAGTAATTACTATGGATTTACATGCAGCTCAAATACAGGGATTTTTTGATATTCCATTTGATCATCTTTATGCGTCACCAATTTTTACACCTTTATTTAAAGGTAAAATCAAAAATCTTGTAGTTGCATCACCTGATGTTGGTGGAATAAAACTGGCTCGTTCTTATGCAAATAGATTAAATGCAGGTTTAGTTGTAATAGATAAAAAGAGAGCAAAACATAACGAAGTTGCAGAAATGAATTTAATTGGTGATGTCGATGGTAAAAACGTATTGATTGTTGATGATTTAATCGATACAGGTGGTACAATAGTTAAAGCTGTTGAAAAATTAAAAGAAAATGGAGCAAAAGAAATTTATGGAGCAATTACACATCCACTATTATCAGGAGATGCAATAGAAAAAATAGATCAATCACCAATTACAAAATTGTATGTTACAGATAGTATTCCATTAAAAGAAAAATCAAAAAAAATAGTTGTAAAATCTGCTTCTTCGCTATTAGCCGAAGCCATAATTAGGTCTAATAGAAATCAATCAATAAGTTCGCTTTTTGATATAGATAAAGATAAAATTTAGTTAAGTATAATTAGGAGTTAATTAAAATGTTAGAAATAAGTATTAAAGCAAAAAGAAGAACCATATCAACAAAAAGTGTGGTTAATAAATTAAGAAAAGCAGGAAATGTTCCGGGTATTTATTATTCCAAAGGAACTGAGCCAGTTCCAATTTATGTTCCAGAATTATCATTAAGACCTCTTGTTTATACTTCAGAAACACACATTGTTAATTTAACAATTGATGATTCTGAACCAATAAAAACAATATTAAAAGATTATCAACTTGATCCTGTAACCGACAGAATAATACACTGTGATTTTATGGGAATCTCTCTAGATCAAAAAATAGAATTAGAAGTACCTGTTGTTATTCAGGGAACCGCAATTGGTATTAAAGAGGGTGGTTTATTGCAACATCAAATGCATAGACTTAAAATTGAATGTCTTCCCAATAATATTCCAGAACATATTGTTGTTGATATATCAAATTTAAAAATTGGTGAATCTATTCATGTTAAAGATCTAAAGCTTGAAAATATAAGAATACTTCACCATGAAGATGTTATTATAGCATCTGTTATACATCAAAGAGCTGCTGTTGAAGTTGAACAGCCTGTAGAGAGTGAAGAAACTCAAAAAGAACCCGAAGTAATTGCTAAAGGTAAAGTTGAAAAAGAGGAATAATTAAGTCTTGTATTCGGTTGTAGGCCTGGGCAATCCCGGCAAAAAATATGAATTGACAAGACATAACATTGGGTTTATAATACTGGATAGATTCGCTGAAAAACACAATCTTCACTTTAAAAAAAAATCTAGTTATTATTATGTGGAAGGTACGACCGGATCTTCCACGTTTTTTTTGATAAAACCTACTACTTATATGAACTTGAGTGGCATTGCAGTTCAAGAATTTTTATCCGAAAACAAAGTAGAAATGGAAAATCTTTTAGTTGTAGTCGATGATGTAAATCTTGATTTAGGTAAAATTAGATTAAGAAAAACAGGTAGCGATGGTGGACACAATGGGATAAAATCAATAATTAATTATCTTCAAAGCAATCAATTCCCCCGCTTAAGATTTGGTATAGGAAAAGATTTCAAGAAAGATGAAATGGCAGACTATGTCTTAAGTGAATTTACAGAAGATGAATTTCAAGAAATTAATAACAGTATAAACTTTTCTGTAGAACTTATAGAAAAATTTACTTTGGGTGGTTATAAATTAATGTCTGATTACTATAGTGTTACAAACAAGAAGATTTTATGAAATATTTCAAAATTTATTAATTTCTTTATATTTTAACTAAACTAAAATGCAATAATAAATTATATTGCAAGGCTTGTAAAATAATTTTATTTTTGAGACCTAATTTAATTAAAAACCCTGCTCCTTCTAATAAATAAGAAGGGGCCTTTAAGTCCAAAGGGAGGTGAAAAATAATGCGTACAAAAAGTTATGAAAGTGTTGTAATATTAAATGCAGCACTTGAAGACGAACAAATTGAAGCAACCATTTCACGGTTGCAGGAATTTATCACCACACACGGTGGTGAAATATTTGATATTGACAGATGGGGCCGTAAGCGTTTGGCTTATCCTATTCAAAAAGCAAAGAGCGGATATTATGTAATTTTCCGTTTTAATGCACCTACAAATCTAATCAGTATACTTGAAAGAAATTACAGATTAGATGAAAATATAATACGCTATTTAACAGTAACATTAGATAAGTTTGCATTAGAAGCAATTAAAAAACAAAAAGAAGCTTCCAAATCTGAAGAGCAATCTTCAGAAGAAGTTATAAATTCAAATAACGAAAGTATCGAATAACAAACTAAGTTAAGCATGGAGGTTACGATGGCTGAATTAAAGATGCCAGAACTAAACAGTGTAATAGTAGCAGGAAACTTAACAAAAGATCCTGTATTCAGACAAACATCAAATAACACACCTGTAGTTAATTTCCACATAGCAGCTAATAGAAGATACAAAGACAGCAACAACCAATGGCAAGAAGATGTTTGCTATGTAGGGGTTGTTGCATGGAACAAATTAGCTGATAGTTGTAGAGATCGCCTCAAGAAAGGCAGTGCTGTTTTAATTGATGGTGAATTACAAAGTAGAACATTTAAAACAGAAGATGGAAAAAACAGAACAATTGTTGAAATCAAAGCAAAGAGAATTCAATTTCTGAACAAATTTAATAAATCACAGAACAATGGAGAGAATAACGACGTTGTTGCTGAGAGTGATGATTCAGATTATGAAGATAATTCATTCGACAAATTCTTGACCGATGAAGAATCTGATCTGATGAAAGATAACAAATAAGACAATTTAGAGTAAAAAATGAAAAGTACAAAAAAAATAAAAAGAATTATTGAAGGTTATATCGACTACAAAGATGCCAAGCAACTCCAGAAATTTATTACGGATCAGGGGAAGATAATTCCCCGCCGTATTACTGGATTAAGTGCTAAACAACATCGTCAGTTAGTCAGAGCAATAAAAAGAGCTCGTCACCTTGCAATTCTACCTTTCGTTGCAGAAGCTGTTAAGTAAAAGGAGACTATAATGAAAGTAATTTTAAGAAAAAACTTTGAACAGCTTGGTAAAGTTGGTGATATAGTAACTGTTAAAGATGGTTATGCAAGGAATTATCTTATTCCTCGCCAAATAGCTTATCAGGCTACAAAAGGCAATATACGAGCATTAGAA
This is a stretch of genomic DNA from Rosettibacter firmus. It encodes these proteins:
- a CDS encoding peptidase MA family metallohydrolase, giving the protein MQKFILLIVTNLIITCSLFAQFGQNRVQYKNHEWFYIQTKHFDIYFAKGGERIAEFTAAVAEDALLKLQQDFNYEINNRIILVVYNSHNDFQETNITDEYLGQGVGGFTEPFKNRVVFPFEGSYEKFRHVIHHELVHAVMQDMYFGGSIQNVISKGITLQLPHWFMEGSAEYFSQGWETYTDMFIRNAIISESLPDINQLTGYLGYRGGQSVFKYIADTYGRQKLGELINKIQGLGSLESALKSSIGIDFEELNERWKKSLKKEYWPDIAKYQDPDEFAKRLTDNKKSYGFYNTSPAISPQGDKIAFISDRDIFLDVYIMDAITGKVIKKIVESGKTTDFEELTVLHPLITWSPDNIRIALSTKKAGYDVITIINTNNQESYDLPFKFDGIESVDWSRDGDKLVFNAHNSIQSDIYIYNFKTNELINITNDIFSDTDPVWTPDSKKIIFASDRGDITNPSLLNSDFLMSNHNYKQLDLYAIDVETRVITRITDWQLSNERFPVVSPDGKEILFISDQNGINNIYKKSIEILNSPDNKSLTEIKAFPITNSLSEISQPSITYDGKKLVFTALYKLGYNIFMLNNPFEMNPIADSLEPTKYMTLLKTKKDTTPALFTSEKDTTKIDSIKIASRTESEEKADSTSIEGRKFFVGQYIGHKEDQKDSTKTDYSRYIFGATDEESDSARIAKRNQLFTEKLDEKGNFLVNRYKVNFSPDLIYANAGYSTLYGLQGTTILAFSDILGNHRLIGITSLQIDIKNSDYGLAYYYLEKRLDFGIEGFHTARFLYRTSFFGYDLYRFRNFGLVTSFSYPFNRFYRLDGSLSLMSVTAENLDNIFEPIDKSTYLVPALSFVHDNTLDGYTSPIEGTRYNLTVFGDPGLSRKQQSFYSINYDYRKYYRFFFDYSFAVRLSGGYSGGANPQRFFIGGTENWINRSFATQDIPIQNASDFAFLSPAMPLRGYDYAEQIGTKYSLLNLELRMPLIRYLVTGPLPLLFQNILGVAFLDAGSAWNNTQKLKLFGRNQENSLITQDLLIGTGFGFRIYMLFLWKIDIAWKWNLDKFSTPRYYISIGMDF
- a CDS encoding FmdB family zinc ribbon protein — encoded protein: MPTYDYKCLDCGYIFEEFQNMTDSPLTVCPKCKGQLKRLIGAGAGPIFKGTGFYHTDYKMKNNNTSNNSGKK
- a CDS encoding ribose-phosphate diphosphokinase, producing the protein METEPLIFSGSANPELTKKICKYLKLPEGKVYIKRFNDGEIWTKFIDNVRGQDVYIVQPTQPPAENLMELLIMLDAAKRASAKRVTAVLPYFGYARQDRKDQPRVSISAKLVANLITVAGADRVITMDLHAAQIQGFFDIPFDHLYASPIFTPLFKGKIKNLVVASPDVGGIKLARSYANRLNAGLVVIDKKRAKHNEVAEMNLIGDVDGKNVLIVDDLIDTGGTIVKAVEKLKENGAKEIYGAITHPLLSGDAIEKIDQSPITKLYVTDSIPLKEKSKKIVVKSASSLLAEAIIRSNRNQSISSLFDIDKDKI
- a CDS encoding 50S ribosomal protein L25, giving the protein MLEISIKAKRRTISTKSVVNKLRKAGNVPGIYYSKGTEPVPIYVPELSLRPLVYTSETHIVNLTIDDSEPIKTILKDYQLDPVTDRIIHCDFMGISLDQKIELEVPVVIQGTAIGIKEGGLLQHQMHRLKIECLPNNIPEHIVVDISNLKIGESIHVKDLKLENIRILHHEDVIIASVIHQRAAVEVEQPVESEETQKEPEVIAKGKVEKEE
- the pth gene encoding aminoacyl-tRNA hydrolase, encoding MYSVVGLGNPGKKYELTRHNIGFIILDRFAEKHNLHFKKKSSYYYVEGTTGSSTFFLIKPTTYMNLSGIAVQEFLSENKVEMENLLVVVDDVNLDLGKIRLRKTGSDGGHNGIKSIINYLQSNQFPRLRFGIGKDFKKDEMADYVLSEFTEDEFQEINNSINFSVELIEKFTLGGYKLMSDYYSVTNKKIL
- the rpsF gene encoding 30S ribosomal protein S6, which codes for MRTKSYESVVILNAALEDEQIEATISRLQEFITTHGGEIFDIDRWGRKRLAYPIQKAKSGYYVIFRFNAPTNLISILERNYRLDENIIRYLTVTLDKFALEAIKKQKEASKSEEQSSEEVINSNNESIE
- a CDS encoding single-stranded DNA-binding protein, whose product is MAELKMPELNSVIVAGNLTKDPVFRQTSNNTPVVNFHIAANRRYKDSNNQWQEDVCYVGVVAWNKLADSCRDRLKKGSAVLIDGELQSRTFKTEDGKNRTIVEIKAKRIQFLNKFNKSQNNGENNDVVAESDDSDYEDNSFDKFLTDEESDLMKDNK
- the rpsR gene encoding 30S ribosomal protein S18 → MKSTKKIKRIIEGYIDYKDAKQLQKFITDQGKIIPRRITGLSAKQHRQLVRAIKRARHLAILPFVAEAVK